From Pseudofrankia saprophytica, a single genomic window includes:
- the rny gene encoding ribonuclease Y: protein MVGVLVALVAVVLVAVVTLVVVAARLIRAGARPAETPHASADAPAGADAQTAAALLAAQADAAAKAETATREKTEAAARENAEALARRLAEAERDRAEAARREAQAERDKALADLRGRREELRDWDSRLTQREARVEERRAALEDQTRRIESRDRELTERDAALARRAREADDLDARRVAALEQAAGMTSAEARTELLAVVEQQSRLEAATLAREIEARAEEEAQDRARRIVTLAIQRVAAEQTAESVVSVLHLPGDEMKGRIIGREGRNIRAFESVTGVNVLIDDTPEAVLLSCFDPVRREVGRITLAALVADGRIHPQRIEEEYERAQREVEARVVRAGEDAVLDVGIGDMHPELIVLLGRLRYRTSYGQNVLAHLVESAHLAGVMAAELRLPLAVAKRGTLLHDLGKALTHEVEGSHALVGAEIARRYGEHEDVVHAIEAHHNEVEPRSVEAVLTQAADAISGGRPGARRDSLESYVRRLERIEQIAGERPGVERVFAMQAGREVRVMVVPEEVDDSAAHLLARDVARQIEDELTYPGQIRVTVVRETRAIETAR from the coding sequence GTGGTCGGCGTGCTCGTGGCCCTCGTCGCGGTGGTACTGGTCGCCGTCGTCACCCTCGTCGTGGTCGCCGCGCGGCTGATCCGCGCGGGCGCTCGCCCGGCCGAGACGCCCCACGCGTCCGCCGACGCACCGGCTGGCGCCGACGCCCAGACCGCGGCCGCGCTGCTGGCCGCCCAGGCGGACGCCGCAGCCAAGGCCGAGACGGCCACCAGGGAAAAGACCGAGGCGGCCGCCAGGGAGAACGCCGAGGCGCTTGCCCGCAGGCTCGCCGAGGCGGAGCGCGACCGGGCCGAGGCCGCCCGGCGCGAGGCGCAGGCCGAACGCGACAAGGCCCTCGCCGACCTGCGAGGCCGGCGCGAGGAACTGCGCGACTGGGACAGTCGCCTCACCCAGCGTGAGGCGCGGGTCGAGGAACGGCGGGCCGCCCTCGAGGACCAGACCCGCCGGATCGAGTCCCGCGACCGCGAGCTCACCGAGCGGGACGCGGCGCTCGCCCGCCGGGCCAGGGAGGCCGACGACCTGGACGCCCGTCGGGTGGCCGCCCTCGAACAGGCCGCCGGGATGACCTCGGCGGAGGCGCGGACCGAGCTGCTGGCGGTCGTCGAGCAGCAGTCCAGGCTCGAGGCGGCGACCCTCGCCCGGGAGATCGAGGCCCGCGCCGAGGAAGAGGCTCAGGATCGGGCGCGGCGCATCGTCACCCTGGCTATACAGCGGGTCGCCGCCGAGCAGACCGCCGAGTCGGTGGTGTCGGTGCTGCATCTGCCGGGCGACGAGATGAAGGGGCGGATCATCGGCCGGGAGGGCCGCAACATCCGCGCCTTCGAGTCGGTCACGGGCGTCAACGTCCTCATCGACGACACCCCCGAGGCGGTGCTGCTCAGCTGCTTCGACCCGGTGCGCCGCGAGGTCGGGCGGATCACGCTGGCCGCGTTGGTGGCTGACGGCCGGATCCACCCGCAGCGCATCGAGGAGGAGTACGAGCGCGCCCAGCGCGAGGTCGAGGCCCGGGTCGTGCGCGCCGGCGAGGACGCCGTCCTCGACGTCGGCATCGGCGACATGCACCCCGAGCTGATCGTGCTGCTCGGCCGCCTGCGCTACCGCACCAGCTACGGCCAGAACGTGCTGGCCCATCTCGTCGAGTCGGCGCACCTGGCCGGCGTGATGGCGGCCGAGCTGCGCCTCCCATTGGCCGTCGCCAAACGCGGCACGCTGCTGCACGACCTCGGCAAGGCGCTCACCCACGAGGTCGAGGGGTCGCACGCGCTGGTCGGCGCCGAGATCGCCCGCCGCTACGGCGAGCACGAGGACGTCGTCCACGCCATCGAGGCGCATCACAACGAGGTCGAGCCCCGCTCCGTCGAGGCGGTCCTCACCCAGGCGGCCGACGCGATCTCGGGCGGACGGCCCGGCGCGCGCCGGGACAGCCTCGAGTCCTATGTCCGCCGACTGGAGCGCATCGAGCAGATCGCCGGCGAGCGCCCCGGCGTCGAGCGGGTGTTCGCCATGCAGGCCGGCCGTGAGGTCCGGGTCATGGTGGTCCCCGAGGAGGTCGACGACTCCGCCGCCCACCTGCTCGCCCGCGATGTGGCCCGCCAGATCGAGGACGAGCTCACCTATCCGGGCCAGATCCGGGTCACGGTCGTCCGCGAGACCCGCGCCATCGAGACCGCCCGTTAA
- the recX gene encoding recombination regulator RecX, whose protein sequence is MTAPVPSAHRQADAGRDPVGVAREICLRQLAVRARSRAELAGTLRRRGVADDVAEAVLDRLTEVGLIDDDAFATAVVSSARENRGLARRGLAVELRRRGVDDDVAAAALADVGGEEEEAAARELVTRRLRTMAGLDRQVQLRRLVAMLGRKGYPTELAVRVVTELVSSASAPDDHLADDADLGDLD, encoded by the coding sequence ATGACGGCGCCGGTCCCGTCCGCGCACAGGCAGGCTGACGCCGGGCGGGACCCGGTGGGGGTGGCTCGGGAGATCTGCCTGCGGCAGCTGGCCGTTCGGGCGCGTAGCCGGGCGGAGCTGGCGGGGACCTTGCGGCGGCGCGGGGTGGCCGACGACGTCGCGGAGGCGGTGCTCGACCGGCTGACCGAGGTCGGGCTGATCGACGACGACGCGTTCGCGACGGCGGTGGTCTCCTCGGCCCGGGAGAACCGCGGGCTGGCGAGGCGGGGGCTCGCGGTCGAGTTGCGGCGGCGGGGTGTGGACGACGACGTCGCCGCCGCGGCGCTCGCGGACGTCGGCGGCGAGGAAGAGGAAGCCGCCGCCCGCGAGCTCGTCACCCGCCGGTTGAGGACCATGGCCGGGCTGGACCGGCAGGTCCAGCTGCGCCGCCTGGTCGCCATGCTCGGCCGCAAGGGCTACCCGACGGAGCTCGCCGTGCGTGTCGTCACCGAACTGGTCAGCTCGGCGAGCGCCCCTGACGATCACCTCGCGGACGACGCCGACCTCGGCGACCTCGACTAG